A single region of the Pseudalkalibacillus berkeleyi genome encodes:
- a CDS encoding monovalent cation:proton antiporter family protein produces the protein MEETHSFMSLLIVVLVAFLTPILLNKLRIKVLPIIVAEIIAGLIIGKTGFDIVEADSLLETLSTLGFIYLLFLSGLEIDFSIFSSKSKKANQNEPNGIMLPIIIFGIMFGFSYGVSWLFVFTGFIDNAFLMSLIIATISLGIVVPTLKDSGIIKSGLGQTILLITVIADLATMILLGVFVSIYSPEGKNTWLLLLLFVAGVILYVIGKYFRNRSSFQSLSSGTIQIDTRAVFTLIIVLVALSQKVGAESILGAFLAGALVSLLSPNPTMVHKLDSFGYGFLIPIFFVMIGVKINLWELFADSQVLLLMPFLLIAFMFVKVIPVLWLKKWYNMKVVMSIGILLSSKLTLVIAAAEIGEKMNMVDSRMSSAIILVGVISSIIGPIFFKKMFPKKTVSEKKTMAIIGANSITLPLSKKMNEQYHVSLYHLKSNKVDQYYSEDHSNEFDVHVIDEFSSGTLQKHKVFEVDILLVATHDDDINTEIALAAKENDVNRIIARIENPDKASALKEESVEVFSKFTSTIMLLEAMIKSPHVMKLFASQDHALSEIVVQNGAHTGKPIKRMEFLGDTIIARIFRDNESIVPHGDTVLKLGDRLIVTGSKESVDRLKSRIYAG, from the coding sequence ATGGAAGAGACTCATTCCTTTATGTCACTTCTAATTGTGGTCCTCGTAGCTTTCCTTACACCTATTCTATTAAACAAGCTACGAATAAAGGTCCTTCCGATTATTGTCGCTGAAATTATTGCAGGATTGATTATCGGGAAAACTGGATTTGACATAGTAGAAGCAGACTCTTTATTAGAAACACTTTCGACACTAGGATTTATTTATCTATTATTCTTAAGTGGTCTAGAAATTGATTTTTCAATCTTCTCTTCAAAATCGAAGAAAGCGAATCAAAATGAACCGAATGGCATTATGCTACCGATTATTATATTTGGAATAATGTTTGGGTTCTCGTACGGTGTATCATGGCTATTTGTTTTCACAGGTTTCATTGATAATGCGTTCTTAATGTCATTAATCATCGCTACGATCTCATTGGGTATCGTAGTCCCAACATTGAAAGATTCGGGCATTATTAAATCAGGACTTGGCCAAACGATATTGCTAATCACTGTCATTGCTGATTTAGCCACGATGATCTTGTTAGGTGTATTTGTATCTATCTATTCACCAGAAGGAAAAAATACGTGGTTGTTGCTACTCTTGTTTGTAGCTGGTGTCATTTTGTATGTGATAGGGAAATACTTTAGGAATCGTTCAAGCTTCCAAAGCTTATCAAGCGGCACAATACAAATAGATACGAGAGCCGTATTTACACTCATCATTGTTCTCGTCGCACTTTCGCAAAAGGTTGGGGCAGAGAGTATTTTAGGAGCTTTCCTAGCAGGGGCACTTGTCTCTTTATTATCTCCTAATCCTACGATGGTGCATAAATTAGATTCATTTGGCTACGGATTTCTTATTCCGATTTTCTTTGTCATGATTGGTGTTAAAATCAATTTGTGGGAATTGTTTGCTGATTCGCAGGTGCTCTTACTAATGCCATTCTTACTCATAGCGTTTATGTTCGTGAAAGTCATCCCAGTCTTATGGTTGAAGAAATGGTATAACATGAAAGTTGTAATGAGTATAGGTATACTCCTTTCTTCTAAGCTAACGCTTGTGATTGCTGCTGCTGAAATTGGTGAGAAAATGAATATGGTTGATTCACGAATGTCTTCAGCTATCATTTTAGTCGGTGTAATTAGTAGTATTATAGGACCCATATTCTTTAAGAAGATGTTTCCAAAGAAAACCGTATCGGAAAAGAAAACAATGGCGATTATAGGAGCCAATAGCATTACATTACCATTATCCAAGAAAATGAATGAACAGTATCACGTCTCTTTATATCATTTAAAATCTAACAAGGTAGATCAATATTATTCAGAAGATCATTCTAATGAATTTGATGTCCATGTTATTGATGAATTCAGCAGTGGAACATTGCAGAAACATAAAGTATTCGAAGTAGACATATTACTCGTAGCGACACATGATGATGACATTAACACTGAAATCGCATTGGCAGCTAAAGAGAATGATGTGAACCGGATTATTGCTAGGATAGAGAACCCTGATAAGGCGAGTGCTTTAAAAGAAGAAAGTGTAGAAGTCTTTTCAAAGTTCACATCAACAATAATGCTGCTTGAGGCAATGATTAAATCACCTCATGTAATGAAGTTGTTCGCGAGTCAAGATCATGCACTATCTGAAATTGTTGTCCAAAATGGAGCACATACTGGAAAGCCAATTAAACGAATGGAATTTTTAGGTGATACGATTATTGCACGGATTTTCCGTGATAATGAATCCATCGTCCCTCACGGCGATACTGTATTGAAACTAGGTGATCGATTGATTGTAACCGGGAGCAAAGAATCTGTCGATCGTTTGAAATCACGTATATATGCTGGTTAA
- a CDS encoding PIG-L deacetylase family protein yields the protein MLEQGEERLLVIAPHADDEVLGCGGLIEKACRFGNDVKVIIGSVGDIAFRHKENGVIGAETRKKELEEALYYLGCHDYDIMFKDKESAMDTIPRNQIVTKLDDVITCFEPTMALIPYPSYHQDHQVLFNASMASLRPEPKKRPRLIAMYEYPLIVWQYPKVNDVGELYLDITDSIDKKIEAFCKHKSQIRSSDYLLSPEKIKKWAETRGMEVGVQYAEKYHLLRALL from the coding sequence TTGCTTGAACAAGGAGAAGAACGGTTATTAGTAATCGCCCCACACGCGGATGATGAGGTACTTGGTTGTGGTGGACTCATTGAAAAGGCATGTAGATTTGGTAATGATGTGAAAGTCATTATCGGATCAGTTGGAGATATTGCATTTCGCCATAAAGAAAACGGGGTTATTGGAGCGGAGACTAGGAAAAAGGAACTTGAAGAGGCATTATACTACCTAGGGTGCCACGATTATGACATTATGTTCAAAGACAAGGAAAGTGCGATGGATACAATCCCAAGAAATCAGATTGTAACAAAATTGGATGATGTAATTACTTGTTTTGAACCGACCATGGCTCTGATTCCTTACCCTAGTTACCATCAAGATCACCAAGTATTGTTCAATGCCTCCATGGCCAGTTTAAGGCCAGAACCGAAGAAAAGACCTAGATTAATTGCTATGTACGAGTATCCGCTTATTGTATGGCAATACCCAAAGGTCAATGATGTTGGGGAACTTTATCTAGATATCACTGATTCCATTGATAAGAAAATAGAAGCATTTTGTAAACATAAATCCCAGATCCGTTCCAGTGACTATTTGCTATCTCCTGAAAAAATCAAGAAATGGGCTGAAACGAGAGGAATGGAAGTTGGGGTTCAATATGCAGAGAAATATCATCTCTTACGTGCACTCCTTTAA
- the mgtE gene encoding magnesium transporter → MEHANEIEFHEVIDALNREDIDFFREHFLDLHPYDQTRLFTFVDQSQRNKIYSYLSPEEMAEIFEKIEIEDTNEYLSEMQPFYAAEMLGEMYADDAVDVLNDLEAEQLASYLTIMDDEAAKEIKELLHYEEKTAGSIMTTEFVSIRAHQTVTEAMQILRKEAPDAETIYYIFVIDEIKKLVGVISLRDLIIAEEETLVSDVMNDRVVSISVGEDQEEAARMMKDYDFLALPVVDFQNHLLGIITVDDIVDVIDEEASEDYSKLAAVSDMDTVDRNPMQAAKRRLPWLIILLFLGTITASLIGQFENTLNQVAILAVFIPLIAGMAGNTGTQALAVAVRGIATGETDKQNIKSLILREAGTGVITGTTCGIVITFIVYLWQSSIYLGLLVGISILFTLIVATLAGALIPLFMHKMNIDPAVASGPFITTINDIISVLIYFGMATALMSYLT, encoded by the coding sequence GTGGAACATGCAAACGAAATTGAGTTTCATGAAGTTATTGATGCGTTAAATAGAGAAGATATCGATTTTTTTAGAGAACATTTCTTAGATCTACATCCTTATGATCAAACAAGGCTTTTTACATTTGTTGATCAATCTCAGCGTAATAAAATCTACAGCTATCTATCGCCAGAAGAGATGGCGGAAATCTTTGAGAAAATTGAAATAGAAGATACGAACGAATATTTATCAGAAATGCAGCCCTTCTATGCGGCTGAAATGCTTGGTGAAATGTACGCCGATGACGCGGTGGATGTGTTAAATGACTTAGAGGCTGAACAGTTAGCAAGTTACTTGACCATCATGGATGATGAAGCAGCGAAAGAAATTAAAGAGTTGCTTCATTATGAAGAGAAAACAGCTGGAAGTATCATGACGACTGAATTTGTATCCATTCGTGCTCACCAAACGGTTACTGAAGCGATGCAAATTCTACGTAAGGAAGCACCCGATGCAGAAACGATTTATTACATTTTTGTCATAGATGAAATCAAAAAGCTCGTAGGGGTCATCTCACTAAGAGACTTAATTATTGCAGAAGAAGAAACCCTCGTTTCAGATGTAATGAATGACAGGGTAGTTTCTATATCAGTAGGTGAGGACCAGGAAGAAGCAGCTAGGATGATGAAGGACTATGACTTCCTTGCACTCCCTGTTGTAGATTTCCAGAATCATTTACTTGGAATTATTACTGTGGATGATATTGTTGATGTTATAGATGAAGAAGCATCTGAAGACTACTCGAAGCTTGCTGCAGTTTCAGATATGGATACAGTTGACCGAAATCCCATGCAAGCGGCTAAAAGAAGGCTGCCTTGGTTGATTATCCTCCTATTCCTAGGTACGATTACGGCAAGCTTAATCGGTCAATTTGAAAACACATTGAACCAAGTCGCTATATTAGCGGTATTTATACCATTAATAGCGGGGATGGCTGGTAACACAGGTACACAGGCTTTAGCAGTTGCAGTAAGAGGTATTGCAACAGGTGAAACGGACAAGCAAAATATAAAGAGTTTAATTTTAAGAGAAGCAGGGACGGGTGTCATAACTGGAACTACGTGTGGAATCGTCATTACGTTTATTGTTTACTTATGGCAAAGTTCGATTTATCTAGGATTATTAGTAGGAATCTCTATTTTATTTACGTTAATTGTTGCAACACTTGCTGGTGCGCTCATTCCATTATTCATGCACAAGATGAATATTGATCCAGCTGTTGCTTCAGGTCCCTTCATTACCACAATAAACGATATTATCAGTGTTTTAATTTACTTTGGAATGGCAACAGCTTTAATGAGCTACTTAACTTAA
- a CDS encoding glycosyltransferase family 2 protein, with product MKDMVTVVIPSYNPGNYLKEAVESVFNQSHQNWELIIVNDASTDDSLLLISDYLKDPRVQVIHNQKNVGQSQSMNIAIRKINTDFFLMLDSDDWLCENSLELLLKETKTVSEEVALIIGNVKVFNENRNFSRSHIVRNPDWGKSFASRYEILKANLFPWQKFYKTEHILEFGGWPIDDPYNGRHAEDLRMFLLLIEKYKYHWIDKVIYNYRLHDTNSTNKRELYADIVEWIVRDALVRWGNKYEPIFMMTGDGYKLVKDLIPK from the coding sequence ATGAAAGATATGGTGACCGTGGTTATACCTTCATACAACCCGGGTAATTATTTAAAAGAAGCGGTCGAAAGTGTTTTCAATCAGTCACACCAAAACTGGGAATTAATAATTGTCAATGATGCTTCTACGGATGATAGCTTATTGTTAATTTCCGATTACTTGAAAGACCCGCGCGTTCAAGTTATTCATAATCAGAAGAATGTAGGTCAATCTCAAAGTATGAATATTGCCATTCGTAAAATCAATACTGACTTTTTTTTGATGCTAGATAGTGATGATTGGCTTTGTGAAAACAGTCTAGAATTGTTATTGAAGGAGACTAAAACTGTTTCTGAAGAAGTCGCACTGATCATTGGTAATGTGAAAGTTTTTAATGAAAATAGAAACTTTTCACGTTCACACATTGTACGCAATCCTGATTGGGGTAAATCATTTGCTAGTCGTTATGAGATCCTAAAAGCTAATTTGTTTCCTTGGCAGAAATTCTATAAAACTGAACATATACTTGAATTTGGTGGTTGGCCTATTGATGATCCGTATAACGGGAGACATGCTGAGGATTTGAGAATGTTCCTCTTATTAATTGAGAAGTACAAATATCACTGGATTGACAAAGTCATATACAATTATCGTCTACATGATACTAATTCAACCAACAAAAGAGAGCTGTATGCCGATATCGTAGAATGGATTGTTAGAGACGCTTTAGTTCGTTGGGGGAACAAATATGAACCGATTTTCATGATGACAGGTGATGGTTATAAGCTTGTTAAGGATTTAATTCCAAAATAA
- a CDS encoding glycosyltransferase family 2 protein — translation MKYMGPSKVTVLTASYNPGHYLKEAVESVRNQTYEHWRHVIVDDASTDSSLKIIQEHLNDPRVTLVKNATNLGQSKTQNKGLAVIDTPYTLMLDSDDLLVHDAIECLLTESEKVADEVALICGKKEVFYYFDHKVLGKYVDHNELQYSDRYSFLLENYVPYPRFYRTDALKAVGGWPTDDPYEGRYLEDRRMDLRLLEKYSFHWMDRLLYRYRKHESTLTSKFDVMNEMIEWNVRDALRRWGDHYDPIFSMKNGWKVLDKLVEKGEKE, via the coding sequence ATGAAATACATGGGTCCTAGTAAAGTGACGGTTCTGACAGCTTCGTACAATCCAGGACACTACTTAAAGGAAGCAGTGGAATCTGTCCGTAATCAAACGTATGAGCATTGGAGGCATGTAATTGTTGATGATGCTTCAACTGACTCAAGTCTTAAAATAATTCAGGAACATTTGAATGACCCACGGGTGACACTCGTAAAGAATGCTACGAATTTAGGACAATCAAAAACACAAAACAAGGGACTTGCCGTGATCGACACACCTTATACTCTCATGTTGGATAGCGATGACTTGCTTGTTCATGACGCAATTGAATGCTTACTTACAGAAAGCGAAAAAGTGGCTGATGAAGTTGCTCTCATTTGTGGCAAGAAGGAGGTTTTCTATTATTTTGATCATAAAGTTCTTGGGAAATATGTAGATCATAATGAACTTCAATACAGTGATCGTTATTCGTTTTTGTTAGAAAATTATGTGCCTTACCCTAGATTTTATAGGACTGATGCTTTAAAGGCTGTTGGGGGCTGGCCAACAGATGATCCTTACGAAGGTAGGTATTTGGAAGATCGAAGAATGGACTTACGACTCTTAGAAAAATATTCATTCCACTGGATGGATCGTTTACTATATCGTTACCGTAAACATGAATCGACACTGACTTCTAAATTTGATGTGATGAATGAGATGATTGAATGGAACGTACGGGATGCATTAAGACGTTGGGGAGATCATTATGATCCGATTTTTAGTATGAAAAACGGGTGGAAAGTCCTTGATAAGCTTGTAGAAAAAGGTGAGAAGGAATGA
- a CDS encoding FtsW/RodA/SpoVE family cell cycle protein translates to MTNTDRETPFQQIDYNLLFILFLLICSSCIAIYSAVGQYEGNFVVKQLVWYSVGFTAIAFVMILDFDQFLKLSWYIYGFGIFLLLGIVVIPMVDPNAGTPDAIVPSINGAMSWYRYGGIAFQPSELMKVALIITISNVITIHNDTYKDRLLKDDLLLLGKVMLVSIPPVFLVMSQPDLGTTLVFIAIIASLILVSGIRWRIILLLTLLFTLFITGLVMIYIYFPEFFLEHILASYQLNRFYGWLQPYEFEQGFGFQLVKSLLAIGSGQLYGKGFAEGNVYFPEAQTDFIFSVIGEEFGFMGTSFVISLFFLLVYRIIHTALESNDPFGSYLCAGVIGMITFQVFQNIGMTIGLLPITGIPLPFISYGGSSILASMIAIGLVLNVRSRTRNYMFD, encoded by the coding sequence ATGACAAATACAGATAGAGAAACCCCTTTTCAACAAATTGATTATAACTTACTTTTTATCTTATTTCTCTTAATCTGTTCCAGCTGCATAGCCATTTATAGTGCTGTAGGACAGTATGAAGGAAATTTCGTTGTTAAACAACTCGTTTGGTATTCGGTTGGATTTACAGCCATTGCTTTTGTTATGATCCTAGATTTTGACCAATTCCTTAAGCTTTCGTGGTACATATATGGATTTGGCATTTTCCTTCTACTTGGTATTGTTGTCATTCCAATGGTTGATCCAAATGCTGGCACACCTGACGCAATCGTCCCATCAATTAATGGTGCGATGAGTTGGTACCGTTATGGCGGGATTGCTTTTCAACCATCCGAATTGATGAAGGTCGCGCTCATTATTACCATTTCGAACGTCATAACGATTCACAATGACACTTATAAGGATAGATTACTAAAAGATGATCTTCTTTTGCTAGGAAAAGTCATGCTTGTATCGATCCCACCTGTATTCCTAGTCATGTCACAACCCGACTTAGGTACGACATTGGTTTTCATTGCGATCATAGCAAGCTTAATTTTAGTTTCTGGCATCCGTTGGCGTATTATCCTCTTATTGACTTTATTATTTACTTTGTTCATTACTGGATTAGTTATGATCTATATTTATTTTCCGGAATTTTTCCTTGAACACATCTTAGCGAGTTATCAATTAAATCGATTCTATGGATGGCTTCAACCTTATGAATTTGAACAAGGTTTCGGTTTCCAGCTCGTAAAGTCACTACTCGCGATTGGATCAGGGCAGTTATACGGAAAAGGGTTTGCTGAAGGGAATGTCTATTTTCCAGAAGCTCAAACTGACTTTATCTTTTCTGTCATCGGTGAAGAATTCGGTTTTATGGGAACGAGCTTTGTGATTTCACTCTTCTTCTTATTGGTCTATCGGATTATTCATACCGCGCTCGAAAGTAATGATCCATTTGGGAGCTACCTTTGTGCAGGTGTCATCGGGATGATTACATTCCAAGTGTTTCAAAATATTGGTATGACAATTGGTTTACTACCTATCACAGGCATCCCACTCCCTTTCATCAGCTATGGTGGAAGCTCGATATTAGCAAGTATGATTGCCATTGGTCTCGTATTGAATGTACGATCAAGGACAAGAAATTATATGTTTGATTAA
- a CDS encoding NAD-dependent epimerase/dehydratase family protein: MITGGCGFIGSHLTEYFIKMNYSVIVIDNLRSGNFKIKAPNVKYYEIDYRSKKVDQVFKLEAPDYVIHLAAQIDVKSSNDDPLYDANMNIIGTINLLQLCKIHNVKRFVFASTSAVYGNQGQGPVNETAKLQPISFYGVSKLSSELYIQQFSHQFSLPYTIFRYSNVYGPRQRSDNEGGVIPIFVKNLNKGIHPIIFGDGSQTRDFIHVHDVAHANYLALQSEENTIMNISSNHSTSITDLYEIISKICDEPVEPIYEIQRSGDILFSQLDNIKAFEKLGWRPQKSLEEGIIEMSKYVKSIGG; the protein is encoded by the coding sequence ATGATCACGGGTGGTTGTGGATTCATCGGGTCACACCTTACCGAGTATTTTATCAAGATGAATTATTCAGTAATCGTAATAGACAATTTACGATCAGGCAATTTCAAGATAAAGGCACCAAATGTGAAATATTATGAAATTGATTATCGCTCAAAAAAGGTGGATCAAGTCTTTAAATTGGAAGCACCTGATTATGTGATCCATCTAGCTGCGCAAATTGATGTAAAAAGCTCCAATGATGATCCATTGTACGATGCTAATATGAATATTATTGGAACGATTAATCTTCTTCAATTATGTAAAATCCATAATGTTAAGCGGTTTGTATTTGCGTCAACTTCGGCTGTATATGGGAATCAAGGGCAAGGTCCTGTTAATGAAACAGCTAAACTACAACCGATATCGTTCTATGGTGTTTCTAAGCTTTCTTCTGAACTTTACATTCAACAATTCAGTCATCAATTCTCTCTTCCTTACACAATTTTCAGATATTCCAATGTATATGGACCACGTCAGCGTTCTGATAACGAAGGTGGTGTCATTCCAATTTTCGTTAAAAATCTGAATAAAGGTATCCACCCCATCATTTTCGGAGATGGTTCCCAAACTAGAGATTTCATCCATGTTCATGATGTCGCTCATGCAAATTATTTAGCTTTACAGAGTGAAGAAAACACAATTATGAATATCAGTAGCAATCATTCCACATCAATTACGGACCTATATGAAATCATTTCAAAGATATGTGATGAACCTGTAGAACCCATATATGAGATACAACGTAGCGGAGATATTTTATTCAGTCAGTTAGACAATATCAAAGCTTTTGAAAAATTAGGATGGAGACCACAAAAGTCACTGGAAGAAGGAATTATTGAAATGAGTAAGTACGTGAAATCAATAGGTGGTTAG
- the prpE gene encoding bis(5'-nucleosyl)-tetraphosphatase PrpE, giving the protein MKYDVIGDIHGCYQELTTLIEKLGYQVSRNDTYHPDGRSLVFLGDLTDRGPESLKVIELVHLLIEQGMAKYSPGNHCDKLYRYFLGRNVQIRHGLETTVEEYEQLNDQEQSEISTKFKWLFENAPLYLRLDQDRLIVAHAGIRDDLIGHSHKRVRTFVLYGDITGEYHDNGMPIRRDWAKQYGGESIIVYGHTPVKEPRRVGNTINIDTGCVFGGSLTAYQYPENTTVSVPSTMPYVNEKFRPFDD; this is encoded by the coding sequence ATGAAATATGATGTAATCGGAGATATACATGGATGCTATCAAGAATTGACCACACTGATAGAGAAACTCGGTTATCAAGTGAGTAGGAATGATACATACCACCCAGATGGTAGGAGCTTGGTATTCTTGGGAGATCTGACCGATCGTGGTCCTGAATCGTTGAAAGTAATTGAGCTTGTACATTTACTAATTGAGCAAGGCATGGCAAAATACTCCCCAGGTAATCATTGTGATAAGCTTTATCGATATTTTCTCGGTAGAAATGTTCAAATACGGCATGGACTAGAAACAACCGTTGAAGAGTATGAACAACTTAATGATCAAGAACAATCAGAGATCTCAACAAAATTCAAATGGTTGTTTGAAAATGCCCCACTTTATTTACGTTTAGATCAGGACCGCCTAATTGTTGCACATGCAGGTATTCGAGATGATTTAATCGGTCATTCTCACAAGCGAGTACGCACGTTTGTGTTATATGGTGACATAACAGGAGAATATCATGATAACGGCATGCCTATACGAAGAGATTGGGCAAAACAATACGGTGGTGAATCGATTATCGTTTATGGACATACGCCTGTAAAAGAACCAAGAAGAGTTGGTAACACAATCAACATTGATACAGGGTGTGTGTTTGGAGGTTCTCTAACTGCTTATCAATATCCTGAAAACACCACTGTGTCAGTACCATCTACTATGCCTTATGTTAATGAGAAATTCCGTCCATTCGATGATTAA
- a CDS encoding RluA family pseudouridine synthase, whose amino-acid sequence MDQLKFVWTIAQKDDGKTLRTFLLKDKMVSRQALTDIKNKGGALMVNDELVTVRHKLQPGEIVTVCFPKEEVSEYMEPIALPLDIVYEDDHFLAINKVSDLPTIPSRFGSTESLAQGVLHYYQTRGISSTIHAVNRLDRNTTGIVLFAKHRYGHSLMSKQLQAGTIDKGYLALCHGIPSVQQGVIEEPIGRKEGSIIERCVTGEGQYSKTLFEVIERFDDYSLVKLKLETGRTHQIRVHMAFKGYPLLGDDLYGGNHQMIDRQALHSTSLTFHHPFTEMIVEIEAPLPKDMKRLI is encoded by the coding sequence ATGGACCAATTGAAATTTGTTTGGACAATTGCTCAAAAAGATGATGGCAAAACATTAAGGACATTTCTTCTGAAGGATAAAATGGTTTCTCGTCAAGCACTTACCGATATTAAGAATAAAGGTGGTGCTTTGATGGTGAATGATGAATTGGTTACTGTTCGTCATAAGCTTCAGCCGGGTGAGATTGTAACAGTGTGTTTCCCTAAAGAAGAAGTAAGTGAATATATGGAGCCTATAGCGTTGCCTCTTGATATCGTATATGAGGATGATCATTTCTTAGCGATTAACAAGGTGTCGGATTTACCTACTATACCTTCACGGTTTGGAAGTACAGAATCTCTTGCACAAGGGGTTCTTCATTACTATCAAACGAGGGGGATCTCTTCTACGATTCATGCTGTAAACCGTTTAGACCGGAATACGACGGGGATTGTCTTGTTTGCAAAGCATCGCTATGGGCATTCCTTAATGTCGAAACAGCTCCAAGCAGGGACGATTGATAAGGGGTATTTAGCACTATGCCACGGCATACCATCGGTCCAACAAGGCGTAATAGAGGAACCGATTGGTAGAAAAGAAGGAAGCATAATTGAGCGTTGTGTTACCGGTGAAGGACAATATTCCAAAACATTATTTGAAGTGATCGAGAGGTTTGATGATTACTCGTTAGTTAAGTTGAAGCTTGAAACAGGCCGTACTCATCAAATTCGGGTTCACATGGCGTTTAAAGGTTATCCTTTACTTGGGGATGACCTTTACGGAGGGAATCATCAAATGATCGATAGGCAAGCGCTTCATAGCACTTCATTAACCTTTCATCACCCTTTTACTGAAATGATTGTAGAAATTGAAGCGCCGTTACCAAAAGATATGAAAAGGTTAATATAA
- a CDS encoding methyltransferase domain-containing protein has translation MKSYPNRPVSRSFGFDRGQPVDRYFIDQFLEKNKVHITGELLEIGDASYSKKFGRDVESFDVLDIKEHEEVTLIGNLETGENLPSNRFDCFILTQVIHLLYDLKGASEMAMDVLKPGGTLLVTVPGISQSCKTKTYGDYWRFTNMSLKRLFQDLEVVESVDVSSYGNLPTAQAFLEGRASHELNRSAFSFHDPHYEVIMGAVIKKSDEIHGS, from the coding sequence ATGAAATCTTATCCGAATCGGCCTGTAAGTAGGAGTTTCGGTTTTGACAGAGGTCAGCCGGTAGACCGATATTTTATTGATCAATTTCTAGAGAAAAACAAGGTCCATATTACAGGGGAATTACTAGAAATAGGGGATGCCTCCTATTCAAAGAAATTTGGTCGGGATGTAGAATCATTTGATGTGTTAGACATCAAAGAACATGAAGAGGTAACGTTAATAGGGAACTTAGAAACGGGAGAAAATTTGCCATCAAACAGATTTGATTGTTTTATTCTAACGCAGGTGATCCATCTTCTATACGATCTTAAGGGTGCATCAGAAATGGCGATGGACGTTTTAAAGCCTGGGGGCACTTTGCTCGTTACGGTTCCCGGAATAAGTCAGAGTTGTAAAACGAAAACATATGGAGATTATTGGCGGTTTACGAATATGTCTTTGAAACGGTTATTCCAAGATTTAGAGGTTGTAGAAAGTGTTGATGTGAGCAGTTATGGAAATTTGCCGACTGCACAAGCATTTCTTGAAGGAAGAGCTTCTCATGAATTGAACCGAAGTGCCTTTTCATTTCATGACCCTCATTATGAAGTGATTATGGGAGCGGTCATCAAAAAGTCGGATGAAATACATGGGTCCTAG
- the fabI gene encoding enoyl-ACP reductase FabI, whose amino-acid sequence MNLSLENRTYVIMGVANKRSIAWGIARSLSNAGARLVFTYAGERFEKNVRDLAESLERSDSLVIPCDVTDDEQIKEAFGRIKEEVGVIHGVAHCIAFANVEELKGEYLNTTRDGFLLAHNISSYSLTAVAKEARQLMTEGGSIMTMTYLGGERVVNNYNVMGVAKASLDASMKYLANDLGKDGIRVNAISAGPIRTLAAKGVGDFNSILKDIEERAPLRRTTTTEEVGDTALFLMSDLSRGLTGEMLHIDSGFHILGR is encoded by the coding sequence ATGAATCTTTCATTAGAAAACCGTACATATGTAATTATGGGCGTTGCGAACAAACGAAGTATTGCCTGGGGGATTGCACGATCTTTAAGTAATGCTGGTGCACGTCTTGTTTTCACTTATGCAGGTGAACGTTTCGAGAAAAATGTTAGAGATTTGGCAGAATCCTTAGAAAGAAGTGATTCGTTAGTCATCCCTTGTGATGTCACGGATGATGAACAAATTAAAGAAGCTTTTGGTCGAATTAAAGAAGAAGTTGGAGTGATCCACGGTGTCGCTCACTGTATCGCTTTCGCTAATGTGGAAGAATTGAAAGGTGAATACTTAAACACAACGCGAGATGGATTCTTATTAGCACATAATATCAGCTCCTACTCGTTAACGGCTGTAGCGAAGGAAGCACGTCAGTTAATGACAGAAGGTGGAAGTATCATGACAATGACGTATCTCGGAGGAGAACGTGTTGTGAATAACTATAACGTGATGGGTGTTGCGAAGGCATCCCTTGATGCGAGTATGAAATATCTTGCGAATGATTTGGGCAAAGATGGCATCCGAGTAAATGCAATTTCTGCAGGTCCTATTCGTACATTAGCTGCAAAAGGTGTCGGAGATTTCAACAGCATCTTAAAAGACATCGAGGAAAGAGCGCCACTTCGTCGCACGACAACAACAGAAGAGGTGGGAGATACTGCACTCTTCTTGATGAGTGATTTATCTAGGGGATTGACAGGAGAGATGCTTCATATCGATAGTGGTTTCCATATCTTAGGGAGATAA